One Candidatus Methanomethylicota archaeon DNA segment encodes these proteins:
- a CDS encoding site-2 protease family protein, which produces MAESMVDVTSIEALVRRFFNVEDFSIQFGVPTFIISPTPDLKLKFKSLYDCMKGSGYLPTLRKHDGKIFLRVFRFEGGFGGSNRIAAIVLFLATLATITYSGYLQVTSLSFDIVDPKRNVPLNIALYVLCLLAVAGLHEFGHKIASKIHDVETSFPYFIPGPPEIGGTMGAIIVQRSPMVNRDQLFDVGLSGPLIGFSAAVLVSILGLRLSYIIPKGMIYGVYIPVPAIFDFLVQVFRPSDFAKYDLLLHPVAFAGWIGFLVTFINLMPISQLDGGHVSRAIFGEKYYKVIAYIGVLILMFSGFLLMALLALFMQIYRGHPGPLDDVSPLSFKRRVLGLILVPAIILLCFTSFYY; this is translated from the coding sequence ATGGCAGAATCCATGGTTGATGTAACTTCCATTGAAGCTCTAGTTAGGAGGTTTTTCAACGTTGAAGATTTCTCTATACAATTCGGGGTTCCCACGTTCATAATATCTCCAACCCCAGATCTTAAGTTGAAGTTTAAATCTCTATATGATTGCATGAAGGGTTCCGGCTATCTTCCAACATTGAGGAAGCATGATGGTAAAATCTTCCTTAGAGTGTTCAGGTTTGAGGGTGGGTTTGGTGGGAGCAATAGAATTGCCGCCATAGTATTGTTTTTGGCAACTCTAGCCACCATAACTTACAGTGGATACCTACAAGTTACAAGCTTATCATTTGATATTGTGGATCCGAAGCGCAATGTACCTCTAAACATAGCTCTATATGTCCTATGCCTTTTAGCTGTAGCTGGACTTCATGAGTTTGGACATAAAATTGCATCTAAGATACATGATGTTGAGACAAGCTTCCCATACTTCATTCCAGGACCCCCTGAGATAGGTGGAACTATGGGGGCGATAATAGTTCAGAGGTCTCCCATGGTTAATAGGGATCAACTTTTCGATGTTGGTTTAAGCGGCCCCCTAATTGGTTTCTCGGCTGCAGTGCTTGTATCGATTCTTGGGCTTAGATTATCCTACATTATCCCGAAGGGTATGATTTATGGTGTTTATATTCCCGTACCAGCCATCTTCGATTTCCTTGTTCAAGTTTTCAGGCCATCTGATTTCGCTAAGTACGATCTATTGTTGCATCCCGTTGCATTTGCAGGTTGGATAGGCTTCCTCGTTACATTCATAAATTTAATGCCAATTTCACAGCTTGATGGTGGTCACGTTTCCAGAGCCATATTTGGTGAGAAGTATTATAAGGTTATTGCATATATTGGTGTGCTCATCCTCATGTTTTCAGGTTTCCTATTGATGGCTTTGCTGGCTCTTTTCATGCAGATATATAGGGGGCATCCAGGTCCATTGGATGATGTTTCACCACTTAGTTTCAAGCGTAGGGTTTTGGGTTTAATCCTAGTTCCAGCAATAATACTCCTATGCTTCACATCCTTCTACTATTAG
- the rimI gene encoding ribosomal protein S18-alanine N-acetyltransferase translates to MVELKDIPVVMDINMKCLPENYTQSFFIQHYKKFPKAFLVAEVEGRVVGYIMCRVEHGISNFKFTLTKKGHVISIAVLPEYRRMGIGYNLMVKGMEALKEYGATEVYLEVRVSNYPAIHLYEKLNYVIVNRIHGYYADGEDAYVMARPL, encoded by the coding sequence ATGGTTGAATTGAAAGATATACCAGTGGTCATGGATATAAATATGAAGTGCCTACCAGAAAACTACACGCAATCCTTCTTCATACAACACTACAAGAAGTTTCCAAAAGCATTCCTTGTGGCTGAAGTTGAGGGGAGGGTTGTGGGATACATAATGTGTAGGGTGGAGCATGGAATTTCAAACTTCAAATTCACATTGACAAAGAAGGGGCATGTAATATCCATAGCAGTACTACCAGAGTATAGGAGGATGGGGATAGGATACAACTTAATGGTTAAGGGGATGGAGGCATTGAAGGAGTATGGAGCTACAGAAGTATATTTGGAAGTTAGGGTTAGCAATTATCCAGCCATACACCTATATGAGAAACTAAACTATGTAATAGTGAATAGGATTCATGGATACTATGCTGATGGAGAAGATGCATATGTAATGGCTAGACCACTATGA
- a CDS encoding pyroglutamyl-peptidase I, translating to MVVLVTGFEPYGKENYNPSGEIAKVMDGLKIMGEDVVGVVLPVSYVRVKGLLEGYVSRFKPRVLLSLGLAPRSSFIRVERVALNVMDSGPDNDGFNPVDEPIIPGGPAAYFSTLPIKAIVKRLLESGIPAAVSNTAGTYLCNCVMYLGLHFMKVFEVDGRAGFMHIPYTLEQAAGKVIGDVRGEPPPSMAFNEVLRAVRLALEVSLS from the coding sequence ATGGTTGTATTGGTAACTGGGTTTGAGCCTTATGGTAAGGAGAATTATAATCCATCTGGTGAGATAGCTAAGGTTATGGATGGATTGAAGATTATGGGTGAAGATGTTGTGGGCGTGGTTCTTCCAGTATCATATGTTAGGGTTAAGGGTTTATTGGAAGGTTATGTTTCGAGGTTTAAGCCTAGGGTTTTGCTCAGTTTAGGACTTGCACCAAGATCATCATTTATACGTGTGGAGAGGGTTGCATTGAACGTTATGGATTCAGGTCCAGATAATGATGGTTTCAATCCTGTGGATGAACCCATAATTCCAGGGGGGCCTGCGGCATACTTCTCAACTCTCCCCATTAAGGCTATTGTTAAGCGTCTCTTGGAATCTGGGATTCCGGCTGCAGTATCCAATACTGCGGGGACATATCTATGTAATTGTGTTATGTATCTTGGGCTTCATTTCATGAAAGTTTTCGAAGTTGATGGTAGGGCAGGGTTTATGCATATTCCATATACCTTGGAGCAAGCTGCTGGTAAGGTTATTGGTGATGTTAGGGGTGAACCTCCACCATCCATGGCTTTCAATGAGGTTCTTAGAGCTGTTAGATTGGCTTTGGAAGTTTCATTATCATAG
- the speD gene encoding adenosylmethionine decarboxylase translates to MCIALLSEDREMVEKAKVIIGKHVYGNLYDCDVNVLSDEKFLRDVAVEAAKMANMTVWDVKSWKFGGEKGGVSVIVLVVESHIAIHTWTEYSYATLDVYTCGEKSDPEVAFNYIASKLKPKYVKKYYADRSSISAD, encoded by the coding sequence ATGTGTATTGCACTTTTATCTGAAGATAGGGAAATGGTGGAAAAGGCTAAGGTGATAATTGGAAAGCATGTCTACGGCAATTTATACGATTGCGATGTCAATGTTCTATCTGATGAGAAGTTTTTGAGGGATGTGGCTGTTGAAGCTGCGAAGATGGCGAATATGACTGTTTGGGATGTTAAGTCTTGGAAGTTTGGTGGAGAGAAGGGTGGAGTTTCAGTTATAGTTTTGGTTGTGGAAAGCCATATAGCCATACATACTTGGACTGAATATTCATATGCAACGCTGGATGTTTACACTTGTGGTGAGAAGAGTGATCCGGAAGTTGCATTCAATTATATTGCTTCAAAATTGAAGCCTAAGTATGTTAAGAAGTATTATGCTGATAGAAGTTCAATATCCGCTGATTAA
- a CDS encoding DNA-directed RNA polymerase subunit K codes for MALFSVCDSQPSFSDVQSSTPKIFVGPPRLTSYEKARIIGARALQIALGAPILINVEGGKFSSIDIAIMELERGVLPLTIRRVKPDGSWQDIPLSWLMGGKNKKV; via the coding sequence GTGGCGTTGTTTTCTGTTTGCGATTCTCAACCGTCTTTCAGTGATGTTCAAAGCTCTACCCCAAAGATATTTGTGGGCCCCCCAAGGTTGACTTCATATGAGAAGGCTAGGATCATTGGGGCTAGGGCTTTACAGATAGCTTTGGGGGCTCCAATACTCATAAATGTTGAGGGTGGGAAGTTTTCATCAATAGATATTGCAATAATGGAGTTGGAGAGGGGGGTTTTACCGCTGACTATTAGGAGGGTTAAGCCTGATGGGTCTTGGCAGGATATCCCATTATCATGGCTTATGGGTGGCAAAAATAAAAAGGTTTAA
- a CDS encoding DUF131 domain-containing protein: protein MMPELYYAGIALIMLGIIIIVIGMMLTILRGRGGGVEGGGVVLIGPIPIVIGTSSRVIKVMLIVTIIMMVFIIALMMLWVKLW, encoded by the coding sequence ATGATGCCAGAACTATACTATGCTGGAATAGCACTAATAATGTTGGGTATAATCATAATAGTGATTGGAATGATGCTGACGATCTTAAGGGGGAGGGGTGGGGGAGTGGAGGGAGGAGGGGTGGTGCTAATAGGCCCAATCCCAATAGTAATTGGGACAAGTAGCAGGGTTATTAAGGTAATGCTGATAGTGACGATAATAATGATGGTATTCATAATAGCACTCATGATGTTATGGGTGAAATTATGGTGA
- a CDS encoding helix-turn-helix domain-containing protein codes for MVKRDLMEKLERIEYLLEYLSREIETIKRVLGIGGGIFTILEGGIETYKTATSEYKRIISFEKMIRNMKMDNISKEILRILAYTGPMNITQITMELKRRRGKASRLTVTQKLKKLMEIGIVTEEARGREKLYHYKTES; via the coding sequence ATGGTTAAAAGAGATTTAATGGAGAAATTGGAGCGAATAGAATACTTACTGGAATACTTATCTAGGGAGATTGAAACGATAAAGAGGGTTTTGGGGATTGGTGGAGGGATATTCACAATTCTGGAAGGTGGAATAGAAACGTACAAAACTGCAACATCAGAATACAAGAGGATAATAAGCTTTGAGAAGATGATTAGAAACATGAAAATGGACAATATATCAAAGGAAATACTGAGAATCCTAGCTTATACAGGTCCAATGAATATAACACAAATAACCATGGAGCTAAAGAGGAGGAGGGGGAAAGCTTCAAGACTCACAGTAACCCAAAAGCTAAAGAAGCTTATGGAAATTGGTATTGTAACTGAGGAAGCTAGGGGGAGGGAGAAGCTCTACCACTACAAAACAGAATCTTGA